A portion of the Paenibacillus hamazuiensis genome contains these proteins:
- a CDS encoding glycoside hydrolase family 26 protein has product MFAIPSKPGLFRSKMMLVPAAVAAAVFILAAYAAVKPDEPAGPAAPEPKSLPSTVVWWDEMIEKAKQTNRLDVAADYTYRRAAYAKSVGQEAEAAALYERSSELWKQSGAAGAPPGGESSAVQGESVFEIYMEAPAAADARPPAKFEPGRGVYLGMLGADRRVGFDFSKIESVYGRKHAMFLSYVGWRKYQADTDSYFPFRQAGMAKKAGGALQIGWEPRYGLDDVKDDEYVRRFAREAKSSGIPVFLRYASEMNGAWVPWHDDPQTYIEKFRLIHDIMKEEAPNVAMVWSPNFLPADNIDAYYPGDGYVDWIGFSLYATPYALEKLDLSTNQIDYFRPLYEKYSHKPIMISEGAVSHYHLKSGTDFAKWGEGQLGYMYGYLPKLFPQLKAITYFNYSKSRAVQTGMEHVYDLGENPLMDNLYQRLIRQADFLSDIGSVSPAPESAFSRISAIPFEAGGRLKLLPYIKLPEGRQPVVVAVSQNGANIAFSYEIPWQFDIDIRTLDPSHPVVFTAYNGKMQPLAQVSVPWDFRKK; this is encoded by the coding sequence GTGTTTGCGATTCCGTCCAAACCTGGTTTGTTCCGATCGAAAATGATGCTCGTTCCGGCAGCCGTCGCGGCGGCTGTTTTCATCCTGGCCGCTTACGCCGCTGTAAAGCCGGACGAACCTGCCGGACCCGCCGCGCCCGAGCCTAAAAGTCTTCCTTCCACCGTCGTCTGGTGGGATGAAATGATAGAAAAAGCAAAGCAGACGAACCGTCTTGATGTGGCGGCGGACTACACGTACCGCAGGGCGGCCTATGCCAAAAGCGTCGGGCAAGAAGCTGAAGCGGCCGCATTGTATGAACGAAGCTCGGAGCTGTGGAAGCAAAGCGGCGCAGCCGGAGCGCCGCCCGGCGGCGAGTCGTCCGCCGTACAGGGCGAATCCGTTTTCGAAATTTATATGGAAGCGCCCGCAGCAGCAGACGCGAGACCGCCGGCCAAATTCGAGCCGGGCCGCGGAGTTTATCTCGGCATGCTGGGTGCGGACCGCAGAGTCGGCTTCGATTTTTCCAAAATCGAGTCCGTATACGGCCGCAAGCATGCGATGTTTTTGTCCTACGTCGGATGGCGCAAATATCAGGCGGATACCGACTCGTACTTTCCGTTCAGGCAGGCGGGCATGGCCAAGAAAGCCGGGGGCGCGCTGCAGATCGGCTGGGAGCCGAGATACGGCCTCGACGATGTAAAGGACGACGAATATGTGCGCAGATTCGCCCGCGAAGCCAAATCGTCCGGCATCCCTGTCTTCTTGCGGTACGCTTCGGAGATGAACGGAGCCTGGGTGCCGTGGCACGACGATCCGCAAACATATATCGAAAAGTTCCGGCTCATTCACGATATTATGAAAGAAGAAGCGCCTAACGTGGCGATGGTTTGGTCTCCCAACTTTTTGCCGGCGGACAATATTGACGCTTATTATCCGGGAGACGGCTACGTCGACTGGATCGGTTTTTCGCTGTACGCTACTCCATATGCGTTGGAGAAGCTCGATTTGTCGACCAACCAGATCGATTATTTCCGCCCGCTTTACGAAAAATATTCGCACAAGCCGATCATGATTTCAGAAGGTGCCGTATCGCACTACCATCTGAAATCGGGCACCGACTTCGCCAAATGGGGCGAGGGTCAGCTCGGCTACATGTACGGCTACCTGCCCAAGCTGTTTCCGCAGCTGAAAGCGATCACGTATTTCAATTACAGCAAATCGCGGGCCGTACAAACCGGGATGGAGCATGTTTACGATCTCGGCGAAAACCCGCTCATGGACAATTTGTATCAGCGGCTCATCCGGCAGGCGGACTTTTTAAGCGACATCGGATCCGTTTCTCCGGCGCCGGAATCGGCGTTTTCGCGGATAAGCGCCATTCCTTTCGAGGCCGGCGGACGATTGAAGCTGCTCCCATATATCAAACTGCCGGAAGGCCGTCAGCCCGTCGTCGTCGCCGTAAGCCAAAACGGCGCAAATATTGCCTTCAGCTATGAAATACCGTGGCAATTCGACATCGACATCCGAACGCTCGATCCTTCCCACCCTGTCGTCTTCACCGCGTATAACGGCAAAATGCAGCCGCTGGCGCAAGTTTCCGTACCTTGGGATTTTCGAAAAAAATGA
- a CDS encoding glycerate kinase: MKIVLAPDSYKGSLTAKEACDAMEEGIRKVVPDAEVVKVPMADGGEGTVQSLVDATGGRLLKAAVSGPLGGRVEAAYGILGDGETAVIEMAEASGLYLIPTEARNPLATTTYGTGELIRAALDQGCRRFIIGLGGSATNDGGAGMAQALGVRLLDEDGRELPPGGGALSRLTRIDASGIDPRVRESAFTVACDVDNPLLGSAGASAVFGPQKGATPAMVAELDAALGRYAEALKRDLGADVAGIPGAGAAGGLGAGVVAFLGAELKRGVDIVIAASGLERQLAGADLVFSGEGQCDFQTERGKTPYGVSTTAQKQGVPCILIAGSVGTGIEVLYKSGVASVFSMVDKPMKLEEAMASARALLANAAERVMRVYTIR; encoded by the coding sequence ATGAAAATCGTTCTGGCTCCGGATTCTTACAAAGGCAGCTTGACGGCCAAAGAGGCATGCGACGCGATGGAGGAAGGCATCCGCAAGGTTGTGCCGGACGCCGAGGTCGTCAAGGTGCCGATGGCTGACGGCGGCGAAGGCACGGTGCAGAGCCTCGTCGACGCGACGGGCGGCCGCCTGCTGAAGGCGGCGGTCAGCGGGCCGCTCGGCGGCCGGGTGGAGGCCGCCTACGGCATTCTCGGGGACGGCGAAACGGCCGTCATCGAGATGGCGGAAGCGTCGGGATTATATTTAATCCCGACGGAGGCGCGCAACCCCCTCGCCACGACAACGTACGGGACGGGGGAGCTCATTCGCGCGGCGCTGGATCAAGGCTGCCGCCGCTTCATCATCGGGCTCGGCGGCAGCGCTACCAACGACGGCGGCGCCGGCATGGCACAGGCGCTCGGCGTGCGCCTGCTGGATGAAGACGGCCGCGAGCTGCCGCCGGGAGGCGGAGCGCTGAGCCGCCTCACCCGCATCGACGCGAGCGGAATTGACCCGCGCGTGCGCGAGAGCGCGTTTACCGTCGCGTGCGACGTGGACAACCCGCTGCTCGGCTCTGCCGGCGCGAGCGCCGTCTTCGGCCCGCAGAAGGGGGCCACGCCCGCGATGGTTGCGGAGCTCGACGCGGCGCTCGGCCGCTACGCCGAGGCGCTGAAGCGCGATCTCGGCGCGGACGTGGCCGGGATTCCCGGCGCGGGAGCGGCCGGCGGTCTCGGCGCAGGCGTCGTCGCGTTTCTCGGCGCCGAGCTGAAGCGCGGCGTCGACATCGTGATCGCCGCATCCGGACTCGAGCGGCAGCTGGCCGGCGCCGACCTCGTCTTTTCCGGCGAAGGGCAATGCGACTTCCAGACGGAGCGCGGCAAGACGCCGTACGGCGTATCGACGACGGCGCAAAAGCAGGGGGTGCCTTGCATTCTCATTGCCGGGTCGGTCGGTACGGGTATCGAGGTGCTGTACAAAAGCGGCGTAGCGAGCGTTTTTTCGATGGTCGACAAGCCGATGAAGCTGGAGGAGGCTATGGCGTCGGCGCGCGCGCTGCTGGCGAATGCGGCGGAAAGAGTCATGCGCGTCTATACGATCCGCTAG
- a CDS encoding stalk domain-containing protein yields the protein MNTSGKWALALLMASGLAVLPARQAEAVSTTTTYIQLFSGQPEAFVNGEKMRLDIPVQSVEEAVYVPLKWMGERLDFNVDWNGETGKVQVQAPKAFIEFDLAENQVAVNGKSSPMSGVAKIEEDRLLVKLSWIADYIGMQTKYYAGQRRTDIIYIQNPTTRYKESALPGDELPNSRPVAKFMFGKDSYRIGEPVDYIDLSYDPDAEGLPGVEWKGRQDAFFKPGDYTVSLKVTDPKGNVSDEFSRTLHIEDKVYLDPFQYSLHYVPPGSILKADKEAAIIDSSKLAAVSKQVHQYEERPLVSVVTNEAASGPAEKGFYYQEKIKGKARLYINHFNRGTGKEQLGIVIRNASGSKPVTVKTTRHGESAPSLFYRQLSPQAVADFLLSHAEDSELTVKPLDAAFYKQFEPLSPGQGLEALYDIETDGEAIVSIVTTSPGETIYDLGQYRMLEGKTKLRGTFPAADILWNADVSRVNVPSRLTIGGDDTDKLLKGRDALTGKETGSASGSGVTYTVRLERPGKAALVLVPRGGYFQGPVKVGGKIVAMPQNSVLTPLDGGLLLHRTTGAEPAVEVEWTSTSGSLLPVDLLVYPLEDGE from the coding sequence ATGAACACAAGCGGTAAATGGGCGCTCGCACTGCTCATGGCTTCGGGACTGGCAGTGCTGCCCGCAAGGCAGGCGGAAGCCGTTTCGACGACAACGACGTATATCCAACTGTTTTCCGGTCAGCCTGAGGCGTTCGTAAACGGGGAGAAGATGCGTTTGGACATACCGGTCCAATCCGTGGAGGAAGCGGTATATGTCCCGCTCAAGTGGATGGGGGAACGCCTCGATTTTAACGTTGATTGGAACGGGGAAACCGGCAAGGTGCAGGTACAAGCGCCGAAAGCGTTTATCGAATTCGATTTGGCGGAAAATCAGGTGGCGGTCAACGGAAAAAGCTCCCCCATGAGCGGTGTGGCGAAGATTGAGGAGGACCGGCTGCTCGTCAAATTGTCTTGGATTGCCGACTATATCGGCATGCAGACGAAATATTACGCAGGGCAGCGGCGGACCGACATCATCTACATTCAAAATCCGACGACCCGGTATAAGGAATCCGCGCTGCCCGGGGACGAGCTGCCGAATTCCCGTCCGGTAGCCAAATTTATGTTCGGCAAGGACTCGTACCGGATCGGCGAGCCGGTCGATTACATCGATCTAAGCTACGATCCGGATGCGGAAGGGCTGCCGGGGGTGGAATGGAAAGGCCGTCAGGACGCTTTTTTCAAACCGGGCGATTATACGGTAAGTCTCAAAGTGACCGATCCGAAGGGCAACGTCAGCGACGAGTTTTCGCGCACGCTGCATATTGAGGACAAAGTTTATCTCGACCCGTTCCAGTACTCGCTGCACTATGTTCCGCCCGGCTCGATTCTAAAGGCGGACAAAGAAGCAGCGATCATCGATTCATCCAAGCTGGCGGCGGTGAGCAAGCAAGTTCACCAATATGAAGAACGTCCGCTCGTCTCCGTCGTCACTAACGAGGCGGCTTCGGGCCCGGCGGAAAAAGGATTTTATTACCAGGAGAAAATCAAAGGCAAAGCGCGGCTGTATATCAATCACTTCAATCGCGGTACCGGTAAGGAGCAGCTTGGCATCGTTATCCGCAACGCAAGCGGCTCGAAACCTGTTACCGTCAAAACGACCCGGCACGGAGAATCGGCGCCGTCGCTGTTTTACCGGCAGCTCAGCCCTCAAGCGGTAGCGGACTTTTTGCTCAGCCATGCCGAGGATAGCGAACTTACGGTAAAACCGCTCGATGCGGCATTTTACAAGCAATTCGAACCGCTTTCTCCGGGACAAGGCCTCGAAGCGCTGTACGATATTGAAACGGACGGAGAAGCGATCGTCTCGATCGTCACTACGTCGCCCGGGGAAACGATTTACGATCTGGGGCAGTATCGGATGCTTGAAGGCAAAACGAAGCTGCGCGGCACGTTTCCGGCGGCCGATATTTTATGGAACGCGGACGTTTCCCGGGTCAACGTTCCATCGCGGCTTACGATCGGGGGCGACGATACGGACAAGCTGCTGAAAGGGCGGGACGCCCTTACCGGCAAAGAAACGGGCAGCGCCAGCGGGTCGGGCGTGACCTACACGGTGCGCCTGGAGCGTCCGGGCAAAGCGGCGCTGGTGCTTGTGCCGCGGGGCGGATACTTCCAGGGCCCGGTCAAAGTGGGCGGCAAAATCGTCGCCATGCCGCAAAACAGCGTGCTGACGCCGCTGGACGGCGGCTTGCTGCTTCATAGAACGACCGGTGCGGAGCCGGCCGTTGAGGTGGAATGGACATCGACCTCCGGCTCATTGCTGCCGGTCGATTTGCTTGTATATCCGTTGGAGGACGGGGAATAG
- a CDS encoding erythromycin esterase family protein, with protein MNLASIIEDIRESGLSFDNETAYEALLEAIGEAKYVLLGEASHGTSEFYKVRAKLTQRLIKEKGFSFIAVEGDWPPCYSVNGYIKREGPSAEAESAKALLSEQYRRWPAWMWANEEIAALAEWLREENSSRPDGRKVGFYGLDVYSLWESMDEIIRYLEKEGSEDLQKAKMAFECFEPYRRDEQSYGISAAFLRDTCEEDVIGLLKAMQDKRKAAQPGEKEDALSAELNALVAVNAEKYYRAMVQGGPQSWNVRDRHMAEVLEKLMQFHGPDAKAIVWEHNTHVGDARFTDMKEDGMVNIGQLVREKSDSVFIVGFGTYQGTVIAGKEWGAPHEVINVPESQPGSWEDLMHRAGQGDRLLLFTRGASSPIYRTVLGHRAIGVVYRPEHERWGNYVPTSLSQRYDAFIFIDRTHALNPLVREAQPV; from the coding sequence GTGAATCTCGCGTCGATTATCGAAGACATCCGGGAAAGCGGCCTTTCCTTTGACAATGAGACGGCCTATGAAGCGCTATTGGAAGCGATCGGCGAAGCCAAATATGTGCTGCTTGGAGAGGCGTCGCACGGTACGTCCGAGTTTTACAAGGTGCGGGCGAAGCTGACACAGCGGCTGATCAAGGAAAAAGGCTTTTCGTTTATCGCTGTTGAGGGCGACTGGCCGCCATGCTACAGCGTCAACGGCTACATCAAACGCGAGGGGCCTTCGGCCGAGGCGGAGAGCGCGAAAGCGCTGCTCTCCGAACAATATCGGCGCTGGCCGGCTTGGATGTGGGCTAACGAAGAAATCGCCGCATTGGCCGAATGGCTGCGCGAGGAGAACTCGTCCCGGCCGGATGGTCGGAAAGTCGGTTTTTACGGGCTTGACGTATACAGCTTGTGGGAATCGATGGACGAAATTATCCGTTACCTGGAGAAGGAAGGTTCGGAGGACCTTCAGAAAGCGAAGATGGCGTTCGAATGCTTCGAGCCGTACCGGCGCGACGAACAGTCGTACGGCATATCGGCGGCGTTTTTGCGAGATACGTGCGAAGAAGATGTGATCGGGCTGCTGAAGGCGATGCAGGATAAACGGAAGGCGGCTCAGCCGGGCGAGAAGGAGGATGCGCTCAGCGCCGAACTGAATGCGCTTGTCGCCGTCAATGCGGAGAAATATTACCGTGCGATGGTGCAGGGCGGGCCGCAGTCGTGGAACGTACGCGACCGCCATATGGCGGAAGTGCTGGAGAAGCTGATGCAGTTTCACGGTCCGGATGCCAAAGCGATCGTCTGGGAACACAACACTCACGTTGGCGACGCGCGGTTCACGGACATGAAGGAAGACGGCATGGTCAATATCGGGCAGCTTGTCCGCGAAAAGTCCGACTCCGTCTTCATCGTCGGCTTCGGTACCTACCAAGGCACGGTGATAGCGGGTAAAGAATGGGGAGCACCGCATGAGGTCATAAATGTCCCCGAGTCGCAGCCCGGCAGTTGGGAAGATTTGATGCACCGTGCCGGCCAGGGCGACCGGCTCCTTTTGTTCACACGCGGCGCATCGAGTCCGATCTACCGGACCGTTCTCGGACATCGCGCGATCGGCGTGGTGTACCGTCCGGAGCATGAGAGATGGGGCAATTATGTGCCCACCTCGCTTTCTCAGCGCTACGACGCGTTTATATTTATCGACCGGACGCATGCGCTTAATCCTCTCGTTCGCGAAGCTCAGCCCGTTTAA
- a CDS encoding YdeI/OmpD-associated family protein, with product MNQDLIKKLRIREGQGHLVVDAPEGYRQQLGALGDEAEFLAFPGDAPAIRAAERRYGFVQWFVTQSRQVREHIADMKSCAKEDALLWICYPKQSSKASSDLNRDILWQIVSDYGLEGISLVSVDNTWSAMRFRPADQAGSKRRDERGSSAAAKPKEAKDRVIEVPEEISQRLKAHPAAAETFGKLSYSHKKEYVQWITGAKKEETRLRRLEKMIDMLEKGLKSPSAKGE from the coding sequence ATGAATCAGGATTTGATCAAAAAGCTGCGCATCCGGGAAGGCCAAGGTCACTTGGTCGTAGATGCGCCGGAAGGATACAGGCAGCAGCTCGGCGCACTGGGAGACGAAGCGGAGTTTCTGGCTTTTCCGGGCGATGCCCCGGCCATACGCGCGGCAGAGCGGCGCTACGGCTTCGTACAGTGGTTTGTCACGCAAAGCCGGCAGGTGAGAGAGCATATAGCGGATATGAAGTCATGTGCGAAAGAGGATGCGCTGCTGTGGATTTGCTATCCGAAACAAAGCTCGAAGGCGAGTTCGGATTTGAACCGCGATATTTTGTGGCAGATCGTATCGGACTATGGGCTGGAAGGGATCTCGCTTGTCTCGGTGGATAATACATGGTCGGCAATGCGCTTCCGTCCGGCTGACCAGGCCGGCTCGAAACGCAGAGACGAGCGGGGCAGTTCCGCCGCAGCGAAACCAAAAGAAGCCAAGGACCGGGTGATCGAAGTACCGGAGGAGATCTCGCAGCGGCTCAAGGCACATCCGGCCGCGGCGGAAACATTCGGCAAGCTGTCGTATTCGCATAAAAAAGAATACGTGCAGTGGATAACCGGGGCCAAAAAGGAAGAAACCCGGCTGCGCCGGCTTGAAAAAATGATCGACATGCTGGAGAAAGGGCTGAAAAGCCCTTCCGCCAAGGGAGAGTAA
- a CDS encoding copper amine oxidase N-terminal domain-containing protein, with the protein MKNKYKTAFAALAMLLLCAGAGNAAASAADSSATSAAPAGRAAVNMEKDDAAKISLFVLLYPGEKRAFVGSESISLDIAPEVVGDKLYVPAKWLVEQLGSKVEWAAQEQTVKMTTPKAFLEFDLAGKKMFVNGKEDDFAKAALLQNERLLVDADWLSSFISYKLNYNEGLKRYELLYIKSGSVSNGFYNDAMPNARPVAKFATSKDTYRIGEPIQYVDLSYDPDMDNLTADWTGRADAIFEPGDFKISLAVTDSHGNVSDTFSKVITITDELYLSHFDYQIYYEPVGTFVKYDEPTLRKYLRGIPSLPNVVKHPKDRPLIVSDSPETFTQKGFLYQERVNGKARLYADHVNGMNEKVQFGIIVRNPSPDKTVTIKTTNQGEVFPSIYANLIGNEASVEFLENDKQPQTMAVGPMQTVYYKKMPDFYPGQGMNVMYDVETDGEVYFSFVAMDAGADLTNVGQYRQLEYTGNVRGTFGWSDVEWTVDAKSFTKPSSLTIGDGTSDPFVTGTDFFMKKDALNLGNYGVVYKIHIPEPRKMSVLLLPRGGVFKGPFKVNGKMVLAPASGVMSDYEGYTILARTTGAEKSLDIEFTPAAGSAFPVDLIFYPLDDK; encoded by the coding sequence ATGAAAAACAAGTATAAAACGGCATTTGCGGCGCTCGCGATGCTTCTGCTATGTGCCGGGGCAGGGAATGCGGCGGCATCGGCCGCGGATTCGTCCGCGACGTCCGCCGCTCCGGCCGGGCGGGCTGCCGTAAACATGGAGAAAGATGACGCTGCCAAAATCAGTTTGTTTGTGCTTCTGTATCCCGGTGAAAAACGCGCGTTCGTCGGGTCCGAGAGCATTTCGCTGGACATTGCGCCCGAGGTCGTCGGCGATAAGCTGTATGTGCCAGCCAAATGGCTCGTTGAGCAACTCGGCAGCAAGGTCGAATGGGCTGCGCAGGAGCAGACGGTCAAGATGACGACGCCGAAAGCGTTTCTGGAATTCGACCTTGCCGGAAAAAAAATGTTCGTTAACGGCAAGGAAGACGACTTTGCCAAAGCCGCGCTTCTTCAAAACGAACGGCTGCTGGTCGATGCGGACTGGCTGTCCTCCTTCATCTCGTATAAACTGAATTACAATGAGGGACTTAAGCGCTACGAGCTGCTTTATATCAAATCGGGCTCCGTTTCGAACGGCTTTTACAACGATGCGATGCCCAATGCAAGGCCTGTTGCCAAATTCGCCACCTCAAAAGATACATACCGGATCGGGGAGCCGATCCAATATGTCGATCTCAGCTACGATCCGGACATGGACAACCTGACGGCGGACTGGACAGGCCGTGCGGATGCGATTTTCGAGCCGGGTGATTTTAAAATAAGCTTGGCGGTTACAGATAGTCACGGTAATGTAAGCGATACTTTTTCAAAGGTCATCACGATAACCGACGAACTATATTTGTCTCATTTCGATTATCAAATTTATTACGAGCCTGTCGGCACCTTCGTGAAATACGACGAACCGACGCTGCGCAAATATTTGCGCGGTATCCCTTCTCTGCCGAATGTCGTGAAACATCCGAAGGACCGGCCGCTGATCGTCAGCGACAGCCCGGAGACGTTTACGCAAAAAGGTTTCCTGTATCAAGAGAGAGTGAACGGCAAAGCGCGTTTATATGCCGACCATGTGAACGGGATGAACGAAAAGGTTCAGTTCGGCATTATCGTTCGCAACCCGAGCCCGGACAAGACGGTTACGATCAAAACGACGAATCAGGGCGAGGTATTCCCGTCGATTTACGCCAACCTGATCGGCAACGAAGCTTCCGTGGAATTTTTGGAAAACGACAAGCAGCCGCAGACGATGGCGGTCGGTCCGATGCAGACGGTATATTATAAAAAAATGCCGGACTTTTATCCCGGGCAAGGCATGAACGTCATGTACGACGTGGAAACGGACGGAGAAGTGTATTTCTCGTTCGTAGCGATGGATGCCGGGGCCGATCTTACGAATGTGGGCCAATACCGGCAGCTGGAATATACGGGCAACGTGCGCGGCACATTCGGCTGGTCGGACGTCGAGTGGACGGTCGACGCGAAATCGTTCACCAAGCCGTCCAGCCTGACGATCGGAGACGGAACTTCGGATCCGTTCGTAACCGGCACGGACTTTTTTATGAAAAAGGACGCGCTGAATTTGGGCAACTATGGTGTCGTTTATAAAATCCATATTCCCGAGCCGCGTAAAATGTCCGTCCTGCTGCTGCCGCGGGGCGGCGTGTTTAAAGGCCCGTTCAAAGTAAACGGCAAAATGGTGCTGGCACCGGCGTCGGGAGTCATGAGCGATTACGAAGGGTACACGATCCTCGCCCGGACGACGGGCGCCGAAAAGTCGCTCGATATCGAGTTTACTCCGGCGGCCGGTTCGGCATTTCCGGTCGATTTGATCTTTTACCCGCTTGACGACAAATAA
- a CDS encoding ABC transporter permease: MSISSFVAKRLRAERSARFWREIVPYLRYVMASGMLGFTIFAIVGLYAYSEWVKQIPPGQTAVWAFTLAFTPFIAISPVRTFLRQADLAFLLPLEARMDGYFSSCLRSAFVTQSVLIGAVWLLLWPMFRTKAGAGHMPYEMAVIYGELLLLKGLQLLFSWKIRQFREKSHRLRFEALRWPMTAGLLYAVAAGGPAWSLLLIGIVGISYSLALRLPPAHSVHWEHLIRLEQSHRSKYFSFIGVFVDVPREQPPASTNKLAPWFARVFASGRSGRNNPFRYLYALTWSRSELFGITVRLTVLGVLLIAWISGDGIKAAVYVLFVYMLGLQLHALKQYHVYSDWMFVYPLTEGQRTAAAAGVVRSVHVSAAMLLAVPLLATVSRPAWFAIALAACGAILFAAGRLRAFVKRKQARL, translated from the coding sequence ATGTCTATTTCATCGTTTGTGGCAAAACGGCTGAGAGCCGAAAGATCCGCCCGTTTCTGGCGGGAGATCGTTCCTTATCTGCGTTATGTGATGGCCAGCGGCATGCTCGGCTTTACGATTTTTGCGATCGTCGGCCTTTATGCTTATTCCGAGTGGGTCAAACAAATACCGCCGGGTCAAACGGCGGTTTGGGCTTTCACGCTGGCGTTTACGCCGTTTATTGCGATCAGTCCGGTCCGGACGTTTTTGCGTCAGGCCGACCTCGCCTTTCTGCTGCCGCTGGAGGCCCGGATGGACGGTTATTTTAGCAGCTGCCTCCGTTCCGCCTTCGTCACGCAGTCCGTGCTGATCGGCGCCGTTTGGCTCCTGCTGTGGCCGATGTTCAGAACGAAAGCCGGGGCCGGGCATATGCCTTATGAAATGGCGGTCATTTACGGCGAACTGCTGCTTTTGAAAGGGCTTCAACTGTTGTTCAGCTGGAAAATCCGGCAATTTCGCGAAAAAAGCCACCGTCTCCGGTTCGAGGCACTTCGCTGGCCGATGACCGCCGGCTTGCTTTACGCGGTGGCGGCCGGCGGGCCGGCCTGGTCCCTGCTGTTGATCGGTATCGTCGGCATCTCCTACTCGCTGGCGCTGCGCCTCCCTCCCGCTCATTCGGTTCATTGGGAGCATTTGATCCGGCTCGAGCAGTCGCACCGGTCGAAATATTTTTCGTTTATCGGCGTTTTTGTCGACGTGCCCCGCGAGCAGCCGCCCGCATCGACCAACAAGCTCGCTCCTTGGTTCGCCCGCGTATTCGCGTCCGGCAGGTCGGGACGTAACAATCCTTTCCGATACCTGTACGCGCTCACCTGGTCCCGCTCGGAGTTGTTCGGCATCACGGTCCGTTTAACCGTCCTCGGCGTTCTGCTCATCGCCTGGATTTCCGGGGACGGCATCAAAGCGGCCGTTTACGTACTGTTCGTCTATATGCTGGGCCTTCAGCTCCACGCTCTTAAACAATATCATGTGTACAGCGATTGGATGTTCGTCTACCCGCTGACGGAGGGGCAGCGGACCGCCGCAGCAGCCGGCGTCGTCCGATCCGTCCATGTCTCGGCGGCGATGCTGCTGGCAGTCCCGCTTCTCGCCACCGTCTCCCGCCCCGCGTGGTTCGCCATAGCGCTTGCCGCCTGCGGAGCTATTCTTTTTGCTGCCGGCCGTCTGCGGGCATTTGTGAAAAGGAAACAAGCCCGGCTTTGA
- a CDS encoding ABC transporter ATP-binding protein: protein MNQILQVDGITGGYSLTRPVLHNVSFDVGPGEMIGMIGLNGAGKSTTIKHVLGVLQPHKGVIRVKGRTLREDPHQYRSAYTYVPENPLLYDELTVEEHLRFAAMAYGLDDAVYELRMWELAEQFRMRDKLGLLPGHLSKGMRQKVMIMSSFLVRPDLYVIDEPFLGLDPLGIRSLLDMLVERKAEGAGILLSSHILSTIEKYCDRFVVLHDGKVIAGGDLQSLRRQAGKPDAPLDDLFYDMVKGP, encoded by the coding sequence ATGAACCAGATTTTGCAGGTGGACGGAATCACAGGCGGGTACAGCCTCACAAGGCCTGTACTGCATAACGTATCGTTTGATGTCGGTCCAGGAGAAATGATCGGCATGATCGGCCTGAACGGCGCCGGTAAAAGCACGACGATCAAACATGTGCTCGGCGTGCTGCAGCCGCATAAGGGCGTGATCCGCGTCAAAGGCCGTACGCTGCGGGAAGACCCGCATCAGTACCGCTCCGCCTACACGTACGTGCCGGAAAATCCGTTGCTTTACGATGAGCTGACGGTGGAGGAGCACCTGCGTTTTGCCGCAATGGCTTACGGACTTGACGACGCCGTTTACGAACTGCGAATGTGGGAGCTCGCCGAACAATTCCGGATGAGGGACAAGCTGGGATTGCTGCCGGGCCATTTGTCGAAAGGGATGCGGCAAAAGGTGATGATCATGAGCTCATTCCTCGTCCGGCCGGATTTGTATGTCATCGACGAGCCTTTTCTCGGCCTTGACCCGCTCGGCATCCGCTCGCTGCTGGATATGCTGGTGGAGCGCAAAGCCGAAGGGGCCGGCATTTTGCTGAGCTCCCACATCCTCTCGACGATTGAAAAATATTGCGACCGGTTCGTCGTGCTGCATGACGGCAAAGTGATTGCCGGAGGAGACCTGCAATCGTTAAGAAGGCAAGCCGGCAAGCCGGATGCGCCGCTCGACGATTTATTTTACGATATGGTCAAAGGACCGTGA